GAGCCCGCCCAGGACGACGACCTGGTGCTGTACGAGGTCGACGAGGACGGCGTCGCCACCGTCACCCTCAACCGCCCCGAACGCAAGAACGCCTGGAGCATCCCCATGGAGCGCCGCTTCTTCGCGCTCCTGGACGAGGCCGCGAACGACCCCGCCGTCCGCGTCGTGATCATCACGGGTGCGGGCAGGGCCTTCTGTCCCGGCATGGACGTCCAGCGCCTGGCGCAGAACTCCCAGCCGGGCCAGTCCCTCGACCTCCAGGCCCGTGTCCCCATGTACAGCAGGCGCCTGCTGCCCAAGCCGATGATCGCCGCCGTCAACGGCGCCTGCGCGGGCATCGGCCTGATCCAGGCGCTCATCTGCGACGTCCGCTTCGCCGCCCGGGGCGCCCGCTTCACCACCGCCTTCACTCGGCGCGGCCTGGCCGGCGAGTACAACCTGCCGTTCGTCCTGCCCCGTGTCATCGGCCTGGAGAACGCCCTGGACCTGCTGCTGTCCGGGCGGGTCTTCGACGCCGACGAGGCCAAGGACCTCGGCCTCGTCAGCCGCGTCGTCGAACCGGAGGACCTGCTCGACGCCGCCCGCGCCTACGCCCGGGACATCGCCCGCAACTGCTCCCCGCGCGCCATGGCCGTCGTACGCCATCAGGTGTACGGCGACCTCGATCGCACCTTCACCGACGCCCTCGCCCGTTCCTACTCGGCCATGGAGTTCTTCGCGGGCTCGCCCGACTTCCGGGAGGGCGTGGCGAGCTTCACGGAGAAGCGGGAGCCGAAGTTCGAGGGACTGCCGCCGGACTTCGACCCGGACGAGGCCACCCGCGACGCGTTCCTGCCGTACTGACCGCGCACCGACCGAGGAGCTCATGACGATGACAGCGCAACCGTTCCCCGTCGAGGCCGGGCACATCATGATGTTCGCCCGCGCCATCGGCGACGAGAACCCGGACCACCAGGGCGCGAGCGCGCTCGCCCCGCCCACCTTCACCATGGCGAGCGCCCACTACGACCCCGACTACCACCTGCGGCCGAAGCCGGACGAGGAGTGGTTCGGGTCCGGCCGTGGCCCCGGGGTGATGACCGAGGGCGGCGGCGGACTGCACGCCGAGCAGCACTTCGAGTACCACCGCCCGGTACGCGCAGGCGAGACGCTCCATGCGCACACCGTCCTCGGGCGCAGCTGGGAGAAGCAGGGCCGCACCGGCCGTCTCCTGTTCAGCGAGCGCATCACCGAGTACCGGGACGCCGACGGCAGCCCGGTCGTCAGCGCCGTCACCGTGGCCGTCGTGCCCGAGGGCCCCGCAACCCCGAAGGACGCCCGATGAGCCTGAGCGCGGACGACATCAAGGTCGGCGAGACCCGCGAGAGCATCCTGGTCGACGACCTGAAGCGGACCCGGATCGTGCAGTACGCCGGTGCCTCCGGAGACTTCAACCCGCTGCACACGGACGAGAAGTTCGCCGTCGAGGCCGCGGGATACCCCGGGGTGTTCGCCCACGGCATGCTCACGATGGGCATGACCGGCCGGGTCCTGACCGACTGGGTCGGAACCGAGTCGCTGCTGCGCTACGGAGTGCGCTTCAAGGCCCAGGTCCGGCCCGGCGACACCCTCACGGCCACGGCCACCGTCGACTCGGTCGAGGACACACCGACGGGCCCGGTCGCCCACTTCCTGGTGCGCACGGTCAACCAGGACGGCGTCGAGGTGGTCACCGGTACCGCGGCGGCCCGCCTGGAGCAGTGACGCCGGTGGGCGGCGCAGGGGAGGCCGAAGAGGCGGCCGGCTGGACCGCCATGGTGAGCCGCGCCTACGACCACGCCCGGCCCGCCGCCCGGTTCGGCGACCTGACCTGGACCGGCCGCGAACTGCTCGACCGGGCCGGCGGCGCCGCCCACTGGCTGGACTCGCTCGGCCTCGAACCCGGCGCGCCCGTCCCGGCGTTGGTCGCCACCTCCGCCGACGCCCTCGCGCTGGTGATCGGTGGCGCGGGGTCCGGCCATCCGCTCGCGCCGCTCGGTGTCCGGATGACCGCGCACGAGATCGCCACCGTGGTGAAGGCGACGGACTGTCAGACCCTGCTGGCACAGAGCGAGTTCGCCGAACTCGGCAGGCAGGTCGCCGCCCTCTCGGGACGGCGACTGCACATCGTCCCGGAACTGCGCCCGGTCCCGCGGGAGTTGACGGCCGCACCGGGCGACCTCGCCGCCGTCCTGCACACCTCCGGCACGACCGGCCTGCCCAAACCCGTCCCCATGACCCAAGGGCGCCTGGCCGCACGCGCCCGCGTCAACGGCAAGCTGTGCGCGCTCGACCCCGACAGTTTCTACGGCGGCAGCGCGCCCTTCCACCACATCGCGGGCCTCGGCAACATCGCCGTCGCCCTCGCCGCCGGCGCTCTGATCACCGGGCTGCCCCGCTTCACCGTCGAGGGCTGGGCCCTGCTGCGGGAGCTCGGCACCACCCACACCAGCATGGTCCCGGCGATGCTGGAGACCCTGCTGGCCGCGGGCGAGGCACGCCACGAGACCCTGCGGACCCTCCAGTACGGGGGAGCGCCCGTCCGCCCCGGCACCCTGCGGCGGACGTACGAGGCGATGCCCGGCGTCCGCATGCTCAACATGTTCGGGCAGACCGAGGGCTCACCGATCAGCGTGCTCACCCCCGAGGGCCACCGTGAAGCGGTCGCGGGGCGCACCGAACTGCTGCGCTCGGTGGGGAGGCCCGCCCCCGGCGTCGAGGTCAGGGTGGCCGGCGCCGGGCCCGACGGCGTCGGCGAGATCCACGCCCGCGCCGACCACTTCTTCCGGATCGACACCGAGGGCTGGCTGCACAGCGGCGACCTCGGCCGGATCGCGGAGGACGGCTACCTCTACCTCCTCGGCAGGCGCACCGACATGATCATCCGCGGCGGCGAGAACGTCCATCCGCTGGAGGTCGAGACCGTCCTGACCGCGCATCCCGGCGTGGCGGACGCCGCGGTGACGGGCGTGCCCGACGAGCGGCTCGGCCAGACCGTCGTCGCCTTCGTCGTGCCGGCCGATCCCGGCGCCCCTCCGGACCCGGCGGCGCTCAGCAGCCATACCCGCGCCCGGCTGTCCGGGTTCAAGGTTCCCGTCCGCTGGTGGTTCGTGGACGACCTGCCGCGCAACGCCAACGGCAAGGTCGTCCGCCGCCTGCTGCGGGAACCGCACGAAGGAGGAACCAGTGCCTGACCATGTCGACCCGCTCCGCCTCGACACCCTTCTGGGCAGGATCCGCCGGGAGGTCGAGCACGGCCCCCTGCCGTCCGCGCAGGTCGCCGTCGCCCACCAAGGACGGCTGGTGGCCGTCGAGACCTACGGCGACGCCGGCCCCGGCACCCGGTACGTCCTGCAGTCCGTCGGACGGTCCATCGTCGCGGGCGTGGTGTGGAAGCTGATCGGCGACGGGCTCCTGGACGTGGGCGAGCAAGTCGCCGCGATCATCCCGGAGTTCGCGCCCAACGGGAAGGAGGCGGTGACGGTCGAGCAGGTCCTCACGCACACCGCGGGCTTCCCCTTCGCGCCCCTCGGACACCCGAAGATGCTCGACCGCGAGCAGCGGCTCGCCGCCTTCGGGCGCTGGCGTCTGGACTCCCCGCCGGGCAGCCGCTTCCAGTTCCACCTCACCTCGGCGGCCTGGTTGATCGCCGAGATCGTCGAGCGGCGCACGGGCCTGGCCTTCGCCGACTTTCTGCGCGAGCAGGTCGTGGAGCCACTGGGCCTGTCGTCGATCGAGCTGGGGGTCCCGGTGGACCGGCAGCCGGGCAGCGTCGCCCCGATGCTCGCCACCGACCGCACCGGCGACGACCAGGAACCCGACCCCTGGGGGCCCTGGTACCTGTCCGACCCGAAGGTCCTGGCGGCCGGAGAGCCGAGCCATGCCCTGGTCGCCACCGCCGCCGACGTCGCGCTCTACTTCCAGGCGCTGGTCCACTCCGGACTGTGGAAGCCGGAGGCGGTGGCCGAGGGCACCCGGATCAGGCTGACCGATCACCCGTACGGGGAGCAGATCTACGGGGGCGGCGGCAGTCGCCGTACCAGCATGGGACTGTTCGTGACGGTGGCGGGCCCCGACGCGGGGAGCAACCTTCCGTCGACGGGCTCGCAGGCGCTCTTCGGCAGCGCGGGGGCGGCCTACCAACTGGGCTTCATGGACCCGGAGTCGGGCCTGTCCTTCGCCTGTCTGAGCAACGGCTATCCGCTCGCCGGCTACGACAACTCGCCCCGCGGCACCGCACTGCTCACCGACATCGCGAACCTGGCGGCGGGCCTGGTCGGTTAGACCGGGCCCGCCGCCAGGCGGGGTCGTACGACGCTCAGCGGCTGATCAGCTGCTGAGCGTTGTTGTACATGATGTCGTCCTGCGCGGACTCGTCGAGCTCCGCGATGAGCTTGCGGAAGTCGGCCGGCTGCGCCAGGCCCTCCGCGTGCGGGAAGTCGGAGCCCATGACGATGGACTCGTGGTAGCCGAGGCGCTTGACCACACCCACGATGTCGTCCTCGGGGTAGGGCACCACTCGGACGTGCTTGCGGAAGATCTGGCTCGGCCGCTCGTCCAACTGCCCGCCGATCCAGGGGCCGTTGCGGCCCATGCCCCGGCTCTTGTCCATGTGGCGCACGAAGTGCGGAACCCACTCGGAGCCGAACTCCGAGACCAGGACGTTGATGTCGGGGAAGCGCCCGAAGAGGTTGTCGAAGATCAGCGCTGACAGCGTCTCCTCGACGGGGCGCTGGCCGTAGGTGTTCTGCCACTGCCAGGCCGACATCCGGAAGTGGATGGGGTGCGGGTCGAAACCCCACGAGGGTGCCACCTGCGAGTTGTAGTAGAACTCGCTGATGTGGTAGCAGACGCTGGCCTTGGCCTCGTTGACCAGCTTCCAGAACGGGTCGAAGTACGGGTCGCCCGGCGAGCGGCCGTACATCGGTCCGGTGGGCAGCAGGATGAAGCGGGCGCCCTGGTTCAGGACGTACTCCAGCTCCTTGACCGCGCTGGGCAGATCGCGCAGCGACAGCAGGGCCGGGGCGTAGATGCGGCCCTGGTGGTTGAAGCCCCAGACCTCGTTCATGTAGCGGTTGAACGAGTGGTAGTTGGCGTAGAGCGGCTCCACGCCCTTCACGTACTCCTCCGCGACCAGGGCCCAGCCGCCCGGGTAGATGATCGACTGGTCGAGGCCCTGCTCGTCCATGACCCGCAGCCGGGCGTCGCGGTTCTGGTACGACTCGTGCATCGGCTCGAACTGGTAGGTCTCCTCCGGGTTGCCCGAGGCCATCGCCTTGAGCATCTCCTTCAGCGACCCAGGGCGGTAGACCTGCCCGAACTCCGGCTCCAGACAGACCACGATCCGGTCGCCGGCGAGGATCACCTCCCGCCCGTCCGGCAGTGTCACCGGTGCGACCGCGGCGCCGAGGAACTCCTTGGGGAGATAGCGGGTGAAAGAGTCCCGCTCCTCGTACATGTGCTGGTCGCAGTCGAAGATGGGCTTGCGCTGTTCGGCCATGGCCGTCGCCTCCGGACCCCGTCGCTAATCGGTACGACTCCTATAATTATCTAACTGTTTCTCTGAGGCAAGGGGGTAGCCGAAAGCGGGGTGGGGCGGGCGCGGGGGAGCGGGGCCGGGGCGGGGTCAGTCGAGGAGTTCGAGCACCGTCTTGGGTCCGGCGGAGTTCACCACGTCGTCGGCGCTGGAGATGTGCCGCTGCCAGAGCTTCTCGGCCTCGTCCGCCTTGCCGGACTCGATCAGGCCGACCATCCGCACGTGCGCCCGGTGCCCCTTGAGCGCCTGTGTCCTCTGGGCCTCGGCGTCCACGGCGGCCGCTGTGTACGAGGCGTTGGCCCGGTCGATGATGTTGCGGACCATGCTGCACAGCAGGATCAGGGTCTGGTTGCCGGTGAGCTCGACCAGCAGGGCGTGGAAGGTGTCCTGTGCTTCGACCAGGGCGAGCGGGTCGTCCAGGACCGCCTTCTCGGCCGCCACCGCGTCCCGCAGCCGCTTGATGTCGTCCGCGGTGTGCTTGGTGGCGAGCTGCCGGGCGCAGGGTGGCTCGATGAGGGCGGCCGCGCGATAGAGGTCGCCCAGGGTGGCCCCGCGGTACTCGAGGATCAGGCCGGCGAAGCGGGCGGCGACGTCGGCGTCGGGCGCGCTCACCCGGGCGCCGCCGTGGGCGCCGCGGCGGACCGTGATCAGTGATTCCGACTCCAGTACGCGGAACGCCTCGCGCAGTGTCGGCCGGGAGATGCCGAACTGCTCCATCAGGCCCGACTCCGGCGGCAGCGCGTCGTCCGGCATGAGTTCGCCCCGCACGATCTGGCGGCGCAGGTGTGCGGCGACCAGTTCGGCGGTCTTCGGTACTCGCACCTGGCGTCCGACGCGAGTGCGGGCGGGGACGGGCACGGTCGCCGTTTCGCGTGCGCGGGCTGCCTCGGCCACGGTGGGCTCCTCATATAGCAAAATGAATCGTCTTAGTGCATCGAGGGTACCAGGTCAAGCGTTGGTTGATCTTCCCTCGGAAGCGGCGGATCTGGTGCCCCGAGCGGTCTTTGGTATATAGATGATTCATCTAGCTATAACCCGAACAGGCCCGTGGGAGTGACCTCGATGACCGAGACTTCGACCCCGGTGATCCTCACCGAACTCACCGACGACGGGGTCATGATCCTCACCCTGAACCGGCCGGAGCGGCACAACGCCTGGACGCTGGAGATGGAGCTCCTCTACAACGAGCTGTTCGACCGGGCGGAGGCGGACCCGCGGGTCCGGGCCGTGCTGCTCACCGGCGCCGGGCGCAGTTTCTGCCCCGGCATGGACATGAGCGTGCTGGACGGGGCGTCGTCCGGCGCCCGCCCGTGGCCCACCGACCGGCTGCCCCCGCGCACCCGACCGATGACGTTCCCCAAGCCGGTCGTGGCGGCCGTGAACGGCGCCTGCGCGGGCATCGGGTTCAACCAGGCCCTGATGTGCGACGTCCGGTTCGCCGTGCCGCACGCCAAGTTCGCCGCCGCCTTCAGCGCGCGCGGCCTGGTCGCCGAGGACGGTGTGTCCTGGCTCCTGCCGCGGCTGGTCGGCCACGGCAACGCCGCCGACCTGCTGCTGTCCTCGCGCCGCTTCACCGGGACGGAGGCCCACGCGATGGGGCTGGTCAACCGTCTCGTCGAGCCGGACCAGCTCCTTGCGGAGGCCCTCGCCTACGCGACCGAACTGGCCCGCTCGGCCAGCCCGTACGCGATGTCCCTCATCAAACGGCAGCTCGTCGACGATCAGGCGCGGTCCTTCACGGAGAGCCGCGACAACGCGGCCGCGCTGCTGGCCGTGGCCAAGCGGGCCCCGGACTACCGGGAGGGCGTGCTCAGCTTCATCGAGCGCCGGCAGCCGGAGTTCGCGGGGCTGGGGGAGACGGTGCCGGAGGTGACGTCATGACGCGCTCCGCCCTTCCTCTGCACCGTCGTACGATCACCGTCACCGCGTACGAGGAGGACGGCGCCGAGATCCGGGTCGAGGCGGAGCTGTGCGACGAACGCCCGTGGGAGCAGCCGCCGGGCGGAGTCGTCCACCGGATGGTCCTGGCGGTGCGGGTACGCCTCGCCGACATGGTCGTCGTGGCCGCCGACGCGCAGATGCGTGACTTCCCGCACGCCGAGTGCCCGCTGATCGCCCCGGCCTTCGAGGGTCTGGTGGGGCTGGGTGTCGCCGCCGGGTACAACCGGGCCGTCCAGGAGCGCTTCCGGGGTGTCTCGGGCTGCTCCCACCTCTACGAACTGAGCCGCGCGCTCGGCCCGGCGGTGGTGCAGGCGGCCATGTCCGTCAACGCGCGCCGGCGGGCGGCGGGTGATGCGGCCGAGGACCCGCGTGCCTCGGCCGCGGTGATGAACAGCTGCCACATCTGGGCACCGGACGGTGTGGGCCTGCGCAAACTCGACGCGGGCTGGCGCCCCGGAACCGGTCCGCGTCCGGTCCCGGAGCTCGGCACCTTCGAGCGCCCTACGGGGCCGTGATCCGCGGCTCGCGCGGCAGCCCCAGAACCTTCTCCGCGAGGATGTTCCGCTGCACCTGCGAGGTGCCCGCGTAGATCGTGCCCGACAGGGCGATCAGATACGTCGTCGACCAGGACGCCGAGGAGTTCGCGGCGCCGGGGTCGTCGGTGCGGTAGGTGCGCAAGGGCGGCCGGCCGACCGGCACCTGGCCGTGCAGGCCCATGATGTCCATCGCCAGATCGGTGACCTCGGTGTGGTACTCGCTCCAGTACAGCTTGGCGATCGACGTCTCGGGGCCGGGCTCGGCGCCCTTGAGCCAGCCGGTGAGGATCCGGTAGCCGAGACAGCGCATGATCTCGACCTTGGACCAGCACCAGGCGATCCGCTGCCGTACGACGGGGTCCTGGTCCTTCCCGTGGAGCCGGGCCAGTTCCACGAGCCGTTCCACCTCGGCCCGGAACAGGATCGGGTTGGTGGCCGCCTCCTCGCCGCGCTCGACGCCCAGCAGGCTCTGGGCCACCGTCCAGCCGTTGTCGACGCCGCCGACGACGAGATCGGCGCGGGTGCGGGCGCCGGTGAGGAACACCTCGTTGAAGTGCAGCTGTCCGCTCATCATGCGGAACGGCCGTACCTCGACGCCGGGCTGGTCGAGCGGGACCAGGAGGAAGGAGATGCCCCGGTGCTTGGACGCCTCCCGGTCCGTGCGGGCCAGGACGAAGATCCAGTCGCTGTGATGGGCGCCGGAGGTCCACACCTTCTGGCCGTCGATCACCCACTCCTCGCCGTCCCGCACCGCGCGGGTCTTCAGGGAGGCCAGATCGGAACCGGCGTCCGGCTCCGAGTACCCCTGGCACCAGGTGTCCTCGCCGCTGAGGATGCGGGGCAGGAAGTGGCTCTTCTGCTCCTCCGTGCCCCAGCGCAGCAGCGTGTTCGCCAACATCTTCACGCCGAAGGTGTCCTGCGGCAGCCCGAACGGAACGCCGGCCAGGGCGAGTTCCTCCATCAGGACGACCTGGTGGAGCTTGGACAGGCCGCGGCCGCCGTACTGCTTCGGCCAGGTGAGGGAGAGATAGCCGTGCTCGACGAGTCGGCCGCGCCAGTCGCGGGCGAAGGCCCAGGCCGAGTCCTCGTCCAGGGCGCCGATGCCCTTCCAGTCCGCCGGCAGCGCCTCGGCCAGGAACGCCTTGACCTCGGCACGGAACGTCCCGGTCTCCGGGGGATAGCTGATGTCCACCTGTGTTCGCTCCTCGTCCGACGCCCCGCCCGCACAGCTGGTCGCTGTATTGATTGTTTCAGCATAATAGGTTATCTATTTAACAGGAATAGCGTCGAGCCAGGGGCGGGCGGACATGGGACTGCTGGACGGCCGGAACGCGGTGATCACCGGCGGCGCACAGGGCATCGGCTTCGAGATCGCCGGCATCCTCGGCGACGCGGGTGCACGCATCGTCCTCGGTGACATCAACGAGGGCGCCGCCGCCGAGGCCTGCGAACGCCTCGCCAAGAACGGCGTGGCCGCCACCTCGCTGCGCTGCGACGTCACCGACGAGGGCGAGGTCGCCGCCCTGGTGGCCCACTGCGCCGACACCTTCGGTCCGGTCGACGTCATGGTCAACAACGCCGGGATCACCCGGGACGCGACCCTGCGCAAGATGCCCCTCGCCGACTTCCGTGCCGTGGTCGACGTCCATCTGACCGGCGCCTGGAACGGCACCCGGTACGCCGCCGAGGCGATGCGGGCGCACGGACAGGGCGGCAGCATCGTCAACATCTCCTCCATCGCCGGCAAGGTCGGCAACTTCGGCCAGACCAACTACAGCGCCGCCAAGGCCGGACTCGTCGGCCTGACCAAGGCCTCCGCCAAGGAACTCGCCAAGGCGGGCGTCCGCGTCAACGCCGTACAGCCCGGTCTGATCCGTACCGCCATGACCGAGGCGATGCCTCCGGCCGCCTGGGACGCGAAGCTCGCCGAGATCCCCATGGGCCGCGCGGGCGAACCCGCCGAGGTCGCCCAGGTCGTCCTCTTCCTCGCCTCCGACATGGCGAGCTACATCACCGGAGCGGTGATCGAGGTGACCGGCGGCCGGTACATGTGAGCCCCGCCAGGAGCCGGTGCACGCGAGCCGGCCGACAAGAGAAACGGCCCCCTCATGAAAGGCCCAGCCGATGCCCGCCCTCCTGCGTGACGCGGTGATCTGCGAACCCGTGCGTACCCCCGTCGGCGGCTACGGCGGAGTCTTCCGCGACGTGACGGCGGCCGAACTCGCCGCCACGGTCGTCCGTGCCGTCCTGGAACGCACCGGGATACCGCCCGCCGCCGTCGACGACGTCCTGCTCGGCCAGTGCTACCCCAACGGGGAGGCACCCGCCATCGGCCGCGTCGCCGCCCTGGACGCCGGCCTCCCGGTCGAGGTGCCAGGGCTCCAGATCGACCGCCGCTGCGGCTCCGGCCTCCAGGCGGTCATCACAGCGGCGATGCAGGTGCAGACCGGCGCGAGCGACCTCGTCCTCGCCGGCGGCGTCGAGTCCATGAGCCAGGCCGAGTTCTACACCACCGACGTCCGCTGGGGCGTACGCGGCGCCGGCACCACCCTGCACGACCGGCTGGCCCGCGGCCGCGTCACCTCCGGAGGCGTCAACCACCCCGTGTCCGGGGGCATGCTGGAGACCGCCGAGAACCTGCGACGCGAGTACGCCATCCCCCGCGAGGAACAGGACCGACTCGCCCTGCGCTCGCACGAGAAGGCCGTCGCCGCCCAGTCGGCGGGTCGCTTTGTGGACGAGCTCGTGCCCGTCACCGTTCGGACCCGGAAAGGCGAGACGGTCGTCGACACCGACGAACACCCGCGCCCCGACTCCTCGTTGGAGAAGCTCGCGAGGCTGCGGCCGGTGCTCGGCCGCCAGGACCCGGAGGCCACCGTCACGGCCGGCAACGCCAGCGGGCAGAACGACGGAGCCTCGCTCTGCGTGGTCACCCACCCGGAACGCGCCGCCGAACTCGGACTGCGCCCGCTGGCACGCCTGGTCTCCTGGGCCGTCGTGGGCGTGCCGCCTCAGACGATGGGTATCGGGCCCGTACCCGCGACCGCCCGCGCCCTGGAGCGAGCCGGGCTGAAGCTCTCCGACATCGACCTGATCGAACTCAACGAGGCCTTCGCCGCCCAGGTCCTGGCCTGCACCCGTGAATGGGCCCTGACCGACGCCGACTTCGAGCGGTTCAACGTCAACGGCTCCGGCATCTCGCTGGGCCACCCCGTCGGTGCCACCGGCGGCCGCATCCTCGCCACCCTGCTGCGCGAACTCGACCGCCGCCAGGCCCGTTACGGCCTGGAGACCATGTGCCTGGGCGGCGGACAGGGACTGGCAGCCATCTTCGAACGCACCGGCAACGACGCTCCTGGAGGACGCTGATGCCCGGACTGATCGCGTACGGCGCCCACGTGCCGTACCACCGCCTCGCCCGCGCCGATGTCGCGGCGACACTCGGAACCCCGGCGGCCAAGGGAACGAGGGCGGTCGCGGGCTACGACGAGGACACCACGTCCATGGCCGTCGAAGCCGCCCGCACCGCCCTCGCCCGAGACTGCCTGCGCGCCCGCGTCGGCCAGCTCTTCCTGGCCACCGCCGCACCCGCCTACCTCGACAAGACCAACGCGACCGCCGTCCACGCCGCGCTCCGCCTCGACGAGCACGTGCTCGCCGTCGACATGGCGGGCTCCGTACGCTCCGGACTCGGCGCGCTGGTCACCGCCGCCCGCTCCGCCGTGCCGACCCTGGCCGTCCTGTCGGACCTGCGCACCGGGCTGCCCGGCGGCAACGACGAGGCCGCGGGCGGGGACGGCGCGGCGGCGTTCGTCTTCGGCGGCCACCGCAACGGCGCCCCCGTCCTCGCCGAACTGCTCGCCCACGACACGGTCAGCGACGAGATCATGGACCGTTGGCGGCTGCCCGGCGCGCCCGCCTCCCGGGTCTGGGAGGAACGCTTCGCCGAGGAGATCTACGTTTCCCTCGCGGACAAAGCGCTCACCGCGGCCCTCGACCAGGCCGGCCTGGAGCGCGGCGCCATCGACCACCTCGTCGTCTCCGGTCTGCACGCGCGCGCGTGCGCAGCCGTCCGGCGCGGGTCGGGCACCCGGCCCGAAGCGGTGACCCCGGACCTCTCCGAGGTGATCGGCAACGCCGGTACCGCCCAGCCGGGCC
This is a stretch of genomic DNA from Streptomyces sp. NBC_00285. It encodes these proteins:
- a CDS encoding enoyl-CoA hydratase-related protein, which codes for MTDEPAQDDDLVLYEVDEDGVATVTLNRPERKNAWSIPMERRFFALLDEAANDPAVRVVIITGAGRAFCPGMDVQRLAQNSQPGQSLDLQARVPMYSRRLLPKPMIAAVNGACAGIGLIQALICDVRFAARGARFTTAFTRRGLAGEYNLPFVLPRVIGLENALDLLLSGRVFDADEAKDLGLVSRVVEPEDLLDAARAYARDIARNCSPRAMAVVRHQVYGDLDRTFTDALARSYSAMEFFAGSPDFREGVASFTEKREPKFEGLPPDFDPDEATRDAFLPY
- a CDS encoding FAS1-like dehydratase domain-containing protein — translated: MTAQPFPVEAGHIMMFARAIGDENPDHQGASALAPPTFTMASAHYDPDYHLRPKPDEEWFGSGRGPGVMTEGGGGLHAEQHFEYHRPVRAGETLHAHTVLGRSWEKQGRTGRLLFSERITEYRDADGSPVVSAVTVAVVPEGPATPKDAR
- a CDS encoding MaoC family dehydratase, whose translation is MSLSADDIKVGETRESILVDDLKRTRIVQYAGASGDFNPLHTDEKFAVEAAGYPGVFAHGMLTMGMTGRVLTDWVGTESLLRYGVRFKAQVRPGDTLTATATVDSVEDTPTGPVAHFLVRTVNQDGVEVVTGTAAARLEQ
- a CDS encoding class I adenylate-forming enzyme family protein, whose amino-acid sequence is MGGAGEAEEAAGWTAMVSRAYDHARPAARFGDLTWTGRELLDRAGGAAHWLDSLGLEPGAPVPALVATSADALALVIGGAGSGHPLAPLGVRMTAHEIATVVKATDCQTLLAQSEFAELGRQVAALSGRRLHIVPELRPVPRELTAAPGDLAAVLHTSGTTGLPKPVPMTQGRLAARARVNGKLCALDPDSFYGGSAPFHHIAGLGNIAVALAAGALITGLPRFTVEGWALLRELGTTHTSMVPAMLETLLAAGEARHETLRTLQYGGAPVRPGTLRRTYEAMPGVRMLNMFGQTEGSPISVLTPEGHREAVAGRTELLRSVGRPAPGVEVRVAGAGPDGVGEIHARADHFFRIDTEGWLHSGDLGRIAEDGYLYLLGRRTDMIIRGGENVHPLEVETVLTAHPGVADAAVTGVPDERLGQTVVAFVVPADPGAPPDPAALSSHTRARLSGFKVPVRWWFVDDLPRNANGKVVRRLLREPHEGGTSA
- a CDS encoding serine hydrolase domain-containing protein produces the protein MPDHVDPLRLDTLLGRIRREVEHGPLPSAQVAVAHQGRLVAVETYGDAGPGTRYVLQSVGRSIVAGVVWKLIGDGLLDVGEQVAAIIPEFAPNGKEAVTVEQVLTHTAGFPFAPLGHPKMLDREQRLAAFGRWRLDSPPGSRFQFHLTSAAWLIAEIVERRTGLAFADFLREQVVEPLGLSSIELGVPVDRQPGSVAPMLATDRTGDDQEPDPWGPWYLSDPKVLAAGEPSHALVATAADVALYFQALVHSGLWKPEAVAEGTRIRLTDHPYGEQIYGGGGSRRTSMGLFVTVAGPDAGSNLPSTGSQALFGSAGAAYQLGFMDPESGLSFACLSNGYPLAGYDNSPRGTALLTDIANLAAGLVG
- a CDS encoding amidohydrolase family protein, with translation MAEQRKPIFDCDQHMYEERDSFTRYLPKEFLGAAVAPVTLPDGREVILAGDRIVVCLEPEFGQVYRPGSLKEMLKAMASGNPEETYQFEPMHESYQNRDARLRVMDEQGLDQSIIYPGGWALVAEEYVKGVEPLYANYHSFNRYMNEVWGFNHQGRIYAPALLSLRDLPSAVKELEYVLNQGARFILLPTGPMYGRSPGDPYFDPFWKLVNEAKASVCYHISEFYYNSQVAPSWGFDPHPIHFRMSAWQWQNTYGQRPVEETLSALIFDNLFGRFPDINVLVSEFGSEWVPHFVRHMDKSRGMGRNGPWIGGQLDERPSQIFRKHVRVVPYPEDDIVGVVKRLGYHESIVMGSDFPHAEGLAQPADFRKLIAELDESAQDDIMYNNAQQLISR
- a CDS encoding FadR/GntR family transcriptional regulator; protein product: MAEAARARETATVPVPARTRVGRQVRVPKTAELVAAHLRRQIVRGELMPDDALPPESGLMEQFGISRPTLREAFRVLESESLITVRRGAHGGARVSAPDADVAARFAGLILEYRGATLGDLYRAAALIEPPCARQLATKHTADDIKRLRDAVAAEKAVLDDPLALVEAQDTFHALLVELTGNQTLILLCSMVRNIIDRANASYTAAAVDAEAQRTQALKGHRAHVRMVGLIESGKADEAEKLWQRHISSADDVVNSAGPKTVLELLD
- a CDS encoding enoyl-CoA hydratase-related protein; amino-acid sequence: MTETSTPVILTELTDDGVMILTLNRPERHNAWTLEMELLYNELFDRAEADPRVRAVLLTGAGRSFCPGMDMSVLDGASSGARPWPTDRLPPRTRPMTFPKPVVAAVNGACAGIGFNQALMCDVRFAVPHAKFAAAFSARGLVAEDGVSWLLPRLVGHGNAADLLLSSRRFTGTEAHAMGLVNRLVEPDQLLAEALAYATELARSASPYAMSLIKRQLVDDQARSFTESRDNAAALLAVAKRAPDYREGVLSFIERRQPEFAGLGETVPEVTS
- a CDS encoding DUF2889 domain-containing protein, giving the protein MTRSALPLHRRTITVTAYEEDGAEIRVEAELCDERPWEQPPGGVVHRMVLAVRVRLADMVVVAADAQMRDFPHAECPLIAPAFEGLVGLGVAAGYNRAVQERFRGVSGCSHLYELSRALGPAVVQAAMSVNARRRAAGDAAEDPRASAAVMNSCHIWAPDGVGLRKLDAGWRPGTGPRPVPELGTFERPTGP
- a CDS encoding acyl-CoA dehydrogenase family protein, producing MDISYPPETGTFRAEVKAFLAEALPADWKGIGALDEDSAWAFARDWRGRLVEHGYLSLTWPKQYGGRGLSKLHQVVLMEELALAGVPFGLPQDTFGVKMLANTLLRWGTEEQKSHFLPRILSGEDTWCQGYSEPDAGSDLASLKTRAVRDGEEWVIDGQKVWTSGAHHSDWIFVLARTDREASKHRGISFLLVPLDQPGVEVRPFRMMSGQLHFNEVFLTGARTRADLVVGGVDNGWTVAQSLLGVERGEEAATNPILFRAEVERLVELARLHGKDQDPVVRQRIAWCWSKVEIMRCLGYRILTGWLKGAEPGPETSIAKLYWSEYHTEVTDLAMDIMGLHGQVPVGRPPLRTYRTDDPGAANSSASWSTTYLIALSGTIYAGTSQVQRNILAEKVLGLPREPRITAP